A genomic region of Pseudoalteromonas piscicida contains the following coding sequences:
- a CDS encoding YeaH/YhbH family protein, whose protein sequence is MAHFIDRRLNGKNKSTLNRQRFIRRYKKQIKKAVSEAINKRSVTDISSGESISIPQRDISEPTFHQGKGGDRELIHPGNDQFSTGDRIQRPPSGQGGGSGDGEASNQGEGQDDFVFSISKDEYLDLLFEDLELPNLQQSQLDKLMQMKTHRAGFCNDGMPSNLDIVRSLKGSMARRIAMTSSKRRELRELEEELASMLAEPVPPQQKINDIELRIQVLKEQIAAVPFIDNYDLRFRNYDRRPHPTSKAVMFCLMDVSGSMDQATKDMAKRFYILLYQFLTRTYKDIEVVYIRHHTQAKEVDEQEFFYSQETGGTIVSSALKLMDEIIQERYAQGDWNIYAAQASDGDNWADDSPQCTQILSNKLLKIVRYYAYIEITTRAHQSLWREYQGVANSFDNFAMQHIRGVEDIYPIFRELFKKNKNKQSAA, encoded by the coding sequence ATGGCGCATTTTATTGACCGCCGTCTTAACGGCAAAAATAAGAGCACTCTGAACCGCCAACGCTTTATCCGCCGCTACAAGAAGCAGATAAAGAAAGCGGTTTCAGAGGCCATCAACAAACGTAGTGTGACTGATATCTCCAGTGGCGAAAGCATTTCTATCCCACAACGAGATATCAGCGAGCCCACTTTCCATCAAGGAAAAGGGGGGGACAGAGAGCTCATTCACCCAGGTAACGACCAATTTTCAACGGGCGATCGGATCCAGCGCCCTCCTTCTGGGCAAGGTGGTGGATCAGGTGATGGCGAGGCAAGTAACCAAGGGGAAGGACAAGACGACTTTGTATTCTCTATTTCTAAAGATGAATACTTAGACCTATTGTTTGAAGACTTGGAGTTACCCAACTTACAACAAAGCCAGTTAGATAAATTAATGCAAATGAAAACGCATCGAGCTGGCTTTTGTAATGATGGTATGCCTAGCAACTTAGATATTGTACGCAGTTTAAAAGGCTCAATGGCACGCCGTATTGCGATGACCTCAAGTAAACGCCGAGAGTTAAGGGAATTAGAGGAAGAACTGGCGAGTATGCTTGCTGAACCGGTTCCTCCTCAACAGAAAATCAATGATATAGAGCTGCGGATCCAAGTGCTAAAAGAGCAAATAGCCGCAGTGCCTTTCATCGACAATTACGACTTACGCTTTCGTAATTACGACAGGCGTCCGCACCCCACCAGCAAAGCTGTTATGTTTTGCTTGATGGATGTGTCTGGCTCAATGGATCAAGCTACAAAAGACATGGCAAAACGTTTTTATATTTTGCTCTATCAGTTCTTGACCCGTACTTATAAAGATATTGAGGTAGTCTATATCCGCCACCATACCCAAGCAAAAGAAGTAGACGAGCAAGAGTTTTTCTACTCCCAAGAGACGGGTGGCACAATTGTCTCAAGTGCACTGAAATTAATGGATGAAATCATTCAAGAGCGTTATGCCCAAGGCGATTGGAATATTTACGCCGCACAAGCCTCTGACGGCGATAACTGGGCAGATGATTCTCCACAATGCACCCAGATACTTTCTAACAAACTACTTAAAATTGTCCGCTACTATGCGTATATAGAGATAACGACCCGTGCACACCAAAGTCTGTGGCGGGAGTATCAAGGAGTAGCCAACTCATTTGACAACTTTGCTATGCAGCACATTCGAGGCGTAGAAGATATTTATCCTATCTTTAGAGAATTGTTCAAGAAGAACAAAAATAAGCAAAGTGCGGCATAA
- a CDS encoding PrkA family serine protein kinase, with translation MTIFEHYQARYEAAQEEEYTIAEFLEICKNDKSAYASAPERLLMAIGEPEMIDTSKDARLSRLFSNRVIARYPAFNEFYGMEDAIEQIVSYLKHAAQGLEECKQVLYLLGPVGGGKSSIAEKLKYLMQKVPVYSLKGSPVNDHPLCLFSPQEDADLLEKEYGIPGRYIKTIMSPWATKRLHEYNGDITQFKVVKRYPSILDQIAIAKTEPGDENNQDISALVGKVDIRKLEHFAQNDPDAYAYSGALCLANQGLMEFVEMFKAPIKVLHPLLTATQEGNYNGTEGISALPFSGLILAHSNESEWQTFKNNKNNEAFLDRVYIVKVPYCLRVSEEVKIYEKLIENSELREAPCAPGTLETLAKFSALSRIKEPENSSIYSKMRVYDGESLKDTDPKAKSYQEYRDYAGVDEGMNGLSTRFAFKILSRVFNFDHSEVAANPVHLFYVLEQQIEREQFNAEIQERYLSHLKGYLIPQYVEFIGKELQTAYLESYSEYGQNIFDRYVTYADFWIQDQEYRDPDTGQLFDRAALNGELEKIEKPAGISNPKDFRNEIVNFVLRARAHHNGDNPVWTSYEKLRTVIEKKMFSNTEDLLPVISFNAKTSAEDQKKHEDFVNRMVDKGYTQKQVRLLSEWYLRVRKSQ, from the coding sequence ATGACAATATTTGAACATTATCAGGCCAGATATGAAGCCGCGCAAGAAGAAGAGTACACCATCGCGGAATTTCTTGAAATTTGTAAAAATGACAAATCAGCCTATGCCAGCGCACCTGAGCGACTTCTGATGGCAATAGGCGAACCAGAAATGATCGATACGTCGAAAGATGCCAGACTTAGTCGGCTGTTTTCGAATAGAGTAATAGCTCGATACCCTGCCTTCAATGAGTTTTACGGTATGGAGGATGCCATTGAACAAATAGTATCGTATCTCAAACATGCCGCACAGGGGCTTGAAGAGTGCAAACAAGTGCTCTATTTACTCGGCCCGGTTGGTGGTGGTAAATCGTCTATCGCAGAAAAGCTCAAGTATTTGATGCAAAAGGTGCCGGTTTATTCTTTAAAAGGCTCACCCGTTAATGACCACCCGCTTTGCTTGTTTAGCCCACAAGAAGATGCCGACCTACTTGAAAAAGAGTACGGCATTCCTGGGCGCTATATTAAAACAATAATGTCTCCATGGGCAACTAAACGCTTACATGAGTACAATGGAGATATTACACAATTTAAGGTCGTAAAACGTTACCCTTCCATTCTTGATCAAATTGCTATCGCGAAAACAGAGCCAGGGGATGAGAACAACCAAGATATCTCAGCGCTGGTGGGTAAAGTTGATATTCGTAAACTTGAGCATTTCGCTCAAAATGACCCTGATGCTTATGCGTATTCTGGCGCGCTATGTCTTGCGAACCAAGGTTTGATGGAATTTGTCGAGATGTTTAAAGCACCCATTAAGGTGCTACACCCGCTGCTAACTGCAACCCAAGAAGGCAACTACAATGGTACCGAGGGTATTTCCGCCCTACCATTTAGCGGCCTAATACTCGCTCACTCTAACGAGTCTGAATGGCAAACCTTTAAGAACAATAAAAACAACGAGGCATTTTTAGACCGTGTTTACATCGTCAAAGTGCCTTATTGTTTACGCGTGTCTGAAGAGGTCAAAATTTACGAGAAGCTTATTGAAAATAGTGAACTCAGGGAAGCCCCCTGTGCGCCTGGCACTTTAGAAACTTTAGCGAAGTTTTCAGCACTGTCTCGAATTAAAGAACCAGAGAACTCCAGTATCTATTCAAAAATGCGGGTTTACGATGGTGAAAGCTTAAAAGACACAGATCCAAAAGCTAAATCCTATCAAGAATACAGAGATTATGCAGGCGTTGACGAAGGCATGAACGGCCTTTCAACTCGCTTTGCCTTTAAGATCCTCTCTCGTGTGTTTAACTTTGACCATAGTGAAGTCGCAGCAAACCCTGTTCATTTGTTCTATGTACTTGAGCAGCAAATTGAGCGCGAACAATTTAACGCTGAAATACAAGAGCGCTACCTAAGCCATCTAAAAGGGTATCTAATCCCACAATATGTCGAATTTATCGGTAAAGAACTACAAACAGCTTACCTTGAGTCGTACTCTGAGTACGGCCAAAATATTTTTGACCGCTATGTTACCTATGCAGACTTTTGGATCCAAGATCAGGAATATCGTGACCCAGATACAGGTCAACTGTTTGATAGAGCCGCGCTTAACGGCGAGCTGGAAAAGATTGAAAAGCCAGCCGGTATTTCCAATCCTAAAGATTTCCGTAACGAGATAGTCAACTTTGTTTTAAGAGCAAGAGCCCATCACAATGGTGACAATCCAGTATGGACCAGCTACGAAAAACTAAGAACTGTTATCGAGAAGAAAATGTTCTCTAATACCGAAGACTTACTCCCTGTAATTTCATTTAATGCAAAAACCTCTGCCGAAGATCAGAAGAAGCACGAGGACTTTGTCAATCGTATGGTTGATAAAGGCTATACCCAAAAACAAGTTCGCCTACTTTCAGAATGGTATTTAAGAGTTAGAAAGTCACAGTAA
- a CDS encoding Fe-Mn family superoxide dismutase, which produces MAFELPSLPYALNALEPHVSQETLEFHHGKHHNTYVVKLNGLIEGTDFEGKSLEEIVCSSEGGVFNNAAQIWNHTFYWHSLAPNAGGEPTGKVAELINAKWGSFAAFQEAFNDKAVNNFGSSWTWLVQLADGSLDIVNTSNAATPLTEEGVTPIITVDLWEHAYYIDYRNVRPDYLKGFWALVNWDFANSNLA; this is translated from the coding sequence ATGGCATTTGAACTACCGTCACTACCTTATGCACTAAATGCTCTTGAGCCGCACGTTTCTCAAGAGACGCTAGAATTCCACCACGGTAAGCACCACAACACATACGTTGTAAAGCTTAACGGTCTTATCGAAGGTACTGACTTTGAAGGTAAATCACTAGAAGAGATCGTATGTAGCTCTGAAGGTGGTGTTTTCAACAATGCTGCTCAAATCTGGAACCACACTTTCTACTGGCACAGCCTTGCGCCAAATGCAGGTGGCGAACCAACAGGTAAAGTTGCTGAACTAATTAATGCAAAATGGGGCTCATTCGCAGCATTCCAAGAAGCTTTCAACGACAAAGCAGTTAACAACTTTGGTTCAAGCTGGACTTGGTTAGTACAACTAGCTGACGGCTCTCTAGATATCGTTAACACTTCAAATGCAGCGACTCCGCTGACTGAAGAAGGTGTTACCCCTATCATCACAGTTGACCTGTGGGAACACGCTTACTACATCGATTACCGTAATGTTCGTCCTGATTACCTTAAAGGTTTCTGGGCACTTGTTAACTGGGATTTCGCTAACAGCAACCTAGCTTAA
- a CDS encoding Grx4 family monothiol glutaredoxin translates to METIDKIKQQIEENPIILYMKGSPKLPNCGFSSQASQALMACGEQFAYVDILLNPDIRAELPHYANWPTFPQLWVEGELIGGCDIIIEMFQKGELQPLIAETAAKYKKDEAAAE, encoded by the coding sequence ATGGAAACTATTGACAAGATTAAACAGCAGATCGAAGAAAATCCAATCATCTTATATATGAAAGGGTCGCCAAAACTCCCTAACTGTGGTTTCTCTTCGCAGGCATCTCAGGCTTTGATGGCGTGTGGTGAGCAGTTTGCTTATGTTGACATTTTATTAAATCCAGACATTCGTGCTGAACTACCGCATTATGCGAACTGGCCAACTTTCCCTCAGCTTTGGGTAGAAGGTGAGTTAATCGGTGGTTGTGACATTATCATTGAGATGTTCCAAAAAGGTGAGCTTCAACCTCTTATTGCTGAAACAGCAGCTAAATATAAGAAAGACGAAGCAGCAGCGGAATAA
- a CDS encoding FAD-dependent oxidoreductase: protein MSENVYQFIDVQRVDPRKKPISTRKQSFVEIYEPFSEQQVHSQSDRCLDCGNPYCEWKCPVHNYIPQWLKLIRTGRIIEAAELSHRTNSLPEVCGRVCPQDRLCEGSCTLNEEFGAVTIGNIEKYITDTAFAQGWKPDLSYVTWTDKKVAIIGAGPAGLGCADILVRNGVRPVVYDRNPEIGGLLTFGIPSFKLEKSVMENRREIFTEMGVEFKLNTEVGRDVSMDELLSQYDAVFLGVGTYQSMKGNLENEDADGVYDALPFLIGNTNRVMGYDESQHSYVNMAGKRVVVLGGGDTAMDCVRTSVRQNAQSVICAYRRDEENMPGSVREVKNAKEEGVEFRFNLQPVGIEVDSSGKVTGVKMVKTQLGEPDKNGRRSAETVEGSEHTLEADAVIMAFGFKPHNLDWLAQYDVAINHWGGIVAPEKGAFTHQTSNPKIFAGGDAVRGSDLVVTAIFEGRNAAEGILDYLEV, encoded by the coding sequence ATGAGCGAGAACGTTTACCAATTTATCGATGTACAACGTGTAGATCCGCGCAAAAAGCCTATTTCTACGCGTAAGCAATCTTTTGTTGAAATTTATGAGCCATTTTCTGAGCAGCAAGTTCATTCACAGTCCGACCGTTGTTTAGATTGTGGTAACCCGTATTGTGAATGGAAGTGTCCAGTTCACAACTATATTCCGCAATGGCTCAAACTTATTCGTACGGGCAGAATCATTGAGGCAGCGGAGCTATCTCACCGTACCAATAGTTTGCCTGAAGTGTGTGGGCGAGTATGTCCGCAAGATAGGCTTTGTGAGGGATCGTGTACGCTGAACGAAGAGTTTGGTGCAGTGACTATAGGAAATATTGAAAAATATATTACCGATACGGCGTTTGCACAGGGCTGGAAACCTGATCTTTCTTACGTTACTTGGACCGATAAGAAAGTCGCAATCATAGGCGCGGGTCCAGCAGGACTTGGCTGTGCGGATATTCTAGTGCGAAACGGCGTGCGCCCTGTGGTGTATGATCGCAACCCTGAAATTGGCGGTTTGCTGACCTTTGGGATCCCGTCATTCAAATTAGAAAAATCGGTAATGGAAAACCGTCGCGAGATTTTCACCGAAATGGGCGTTGAGTTTAAACTCAATACCGAGGTTGGTCGTGATGTTTCAATGGACGAGTTATTGTCACAATATGACGCCGTATTCTTAGGTGTGGGGACGTACCAAAGCATGAAAGGTAATCTTGAAAATGAAGATGCCGATGGTGTTTATGATGCGCTACCATTTTTGATTGGTAACACCAACCGAGTTATGGGCTATGACGAAAGTCAGCATAGCTATGTGAACATGGCTGGTAAGCGCGTGGTGGTACTAGGTGGTGGGGACACAGCGATGGACTGTGTTAGAACGTCAGTCAGACAAAATGCGCAATCCGTGATCTGTGCTTATCGTCGTGACGAAGAAAACATGCCAGGCTCAGTTCGAGAAGTTAAAAATGCCAAAGAAGAAGGGGTTGAATTTAGATTCAATTTACAGCCAGTTGGTATTGAAGTCGACAGCTCAGGCAAAGTCACGGGCGTTAAAATGGTGAAAACACAATTAGGTGAACCCGACAAAAATGGTCGCCGTAGTGCTGAAACCGTGGAAGGCTCTGAGCATACACTAGAAGCCGACGCGGTGATCATGGCATTTGGTTTTAAGCCTCACAACCTTGACTGGTTAGCACAATACGATGTCGCAATAAATCACTGGGGCGGTATTGTTGCACCAGAAAAAGGCGCATTTACACATCAAACAAGTAATCCGAAAATCTTTGCCGGTGGTGACGCCGTACGAGGTTCTGATTTAGTGGTAACGGCGATTTTTGAAGGCCGCAACGCAGCTGAAGGCATTTTGGACTATTTAGAAGTTTAA
- a CDS encoding DUF1801 domain-containing protein, which produces MNETINSGADTVTAKIASVNDWRAVVLQQIRSLILSVDEDVEEDIKWRKPSNPTGVPVWSKAGMICTGEVYKDKVKLTFAYGAKFEDEHELFNSGFAGNTRRAIDIKQQDTINEAHFCSLIRAAIRYNAAR; this is translated from the coding sequence ATGAATGAAACAATAAACTCAGGCGCTGATACGGTAACCGCAAAAATAGCGAGTGTAAACGATTGGCGTGCAGTGGTATTGCAGCAGATCAGAAGTCTGATCCTAAGTGTTGATGAAGATGTAGAAGAAGATATCAAATGGCGTAAGCCAAGCAACCCAACAGGTGTGCCCGTCTGGTCAAAAGCTGGCATGATCTGCACGGGCGAAGTTTACAAAGATAAGGTCAAACTTACTTTTGCATATGGCGCAAAGTTTGAAGATGAACACGAGTTATTCAATAGTGGCTTTGCTGGTAACACTAGACGGGCGATTGATATAAAACAGCAGGACACCATCAATGAAGCCCATTTTTGTTCATTGATCCGCGCAGCAATTCGGTATAACGCTGCGCGTTAA
- the recN gene encoding DNA repair protein RecN, translating into MLLALNVQNFAIVSALNIDWHCGMTAITGETGAGKSIAIDALSLCLGERADPSAIRPGTDKADISAQFDVSNLPAAKRFLTEHMLDNEENECILRRVISKSGRSKSYINGSPVTAGQQKELGQHLIAIHGQHAHQLLLKPEYQLHLLDAYASHTTLLQAVKGQYNHYHKLQKEYAELQKSQQAQAAKKQLLEYQVAELDEFALQEGEYEDIETEHSRLSHSQTILEQCHRELSRLYENDEQTVLSQLQQSAQVFSELTSFDKTLENIAQVLEEAAVQVEEASREIRSYSDSVEQDPMRLQELEDRLSQALDLARKHQVQPELLYQHHQALQHELESISSDSARLDALEEEIAEAINAYNQAALGLSQSRQQASASLNERISASMKELAMGDGQFEIQLTPNLGAKPSPLGYDHIEFYVSTNPGQPLQPMGKVASGGELSRISLAIQVIIATRVTTPTLIFDEVDVGISGPTAATVGKLLRQLGQSTQVICVTHLPQVACSGHNQFFVAKRVEHGETFTKMTPMAESQRIDEIARLIGGDKISDTTRASAKELLQVQSA; encoded by the coding sequence ATGCTTTTAGCTTTAAATGTTCAAAATTTTGCTATTGTTAGTGCGCTAAATATTGACTGGCATTGCGGCATGACCGCAATTACAGGTGAAACAGGCGCGGGTAAGTCCATTGCAATTGATGCGCTTTCTTTATGTCTCGGTGAGCGTGCTGATCCCTCTGCTATTCGTCCAGGTACCGATAAGGCGGATATCTCTGCTCAGTTTGATGTTTCAAATCTCCCTGCTGCCAAACGCTTTCTAACAGAGCATATGCTAGATAACGAAGAGAATGAATGTATTCTTCGTCGTGTTATTAGTAAAAGTGGGCGTAGTAAAAGCTACATCAATGGCTCCCCTGTTACTGCAGGCCAGCAAAAGGAGCTTGGGCAACATCTTATTGCAATTCATGGGCAGCATGCCCATCAGCTACTGCTAAAGCCAGAGTATCAACTGCACTTGCTTGATGCCTACGCTAGCCACACGACTTTGTTACAAGCAGTTAAGGGACAATACAATCACTACCATAAACTGCAAAAAGAATATGCCGAACTTCAAAAGTCACAACAGGCACAAGCCGCAAAAAAACAACTTCTTGAGTACCAAGTAGCGGAGCTTGACGAGTTTGCCTTACAGGAAGGCGAATATGAAGATATTGAGACCGAACATTCGCGCCTAAGCCATAGTCAAACCATTTTAGAACAATGCCACCGTGAGCTCTCTCGCCTTTATGAAAATGACGAGCAGACTGTGCTATCGCAACTACAACAAAGTGCGCAAGTGTTCTCTGAACTCACCAGTTTTGACAAAACTCTCGAGAATATTGCGCAAGTGCTAGAAGAGGCAGCAGTACAAGTAGAAGAAGCCAGTAGAGAGATCCGCAGTTATTCCGATTCGGTCGAACAAGATCCGATGCGATTACAAGAGCTAGAAGATAGACTCTCTCAAGCTCTAGATTTAGCTAGAAAACATCAAGTTCAGCCTGAATTGCTATATCAGCACCATCAAGCACTGCAACATGAGCTTGAGTCTATTAGCTCAGATTCTGCACGACTGGATGCGTTAGAGGAAGAAATTGCTGAAGCCATCAACGCCTATAATCAAGCTGCACTAGGATTAAGTCAAAGCCGCCAGCAAGCCAGTGCATCTCTTAACGAACGAATTTCTGCAAGTATGAAAGAGCTTGCGATGGGTGATGGTCAATTTGAGATCCAGTTAACGCCTAACCTTGGCGCTAAACCGAGTCCACTTGGGTATGATCACATTGAATTTTACGTCTCTACTAACCCAGGACAACCTTTACAACCGATGGGCAAAGTTGCCTCGGGTGGTGAGCTATCTCGGATAAGCTTAGCCATTCAAGTGATTATCGCAACACGCGTCACAACACCCACTTTGATTTTCGATGAAGTTGATGTTGGGATATCAGGTCCAACGGCTGCAACCGTAGGTAAATTGCTACGCCAGCTTGGTCAGTCCACGCAAGTTATTTGTGTTACCCATTTACCGCAAGTGGCATGCAGTGGTCACAACCAGTTCTTTGTCGCAAAACGGGTAGAACATGGCGAAACCTTTACCAAAATGACCCCAATGGCAGAAAGCCAACGCATTGATGAAATAGCAAGGTTAATTGGTGGAGATAAAATAAGTGACACGACAAGAGCGAGTGCCAAGGAGTTATTACAAGTACAAAGTGCTTAG
- the nadK gene encoding NAD(+) kinase yields MTTTFNTIGLIGKPNHEGAGTTLQRLYTFLQALGYEVLVEDRVAEQIKSLDEDAVIELVELGKRCDLAIVVGGDGNMLGAARVLARFDVAVIGVNRGNLGFLTDLNPEGFEAQLEAVLSGQFIEESRFLLEVAVYRHHQLKSANLAMNEAVLHADKVAHMIEFEAFIDDDFVFSQRSDGLIVSTPTGSTAYSLSGGGPILTPELDAISLVPMFPHTLSSRPLVVDAEKEVKLKLSLENTDSLQVSCDSHVVLAVLPGDEVIIKKAEKRLRLIHPKCYSYYNVLRQKLNWGSRLY; encoded by the coding sequence ATGACGACCACGTTTAACACCATCGGCTTAATTGGCAAACCCAACCACGAAGGCGCGGGGACGACCTTACAACGACTCTACACATTTTTGCAAGCATTAGGATATGAAGTACTCGTAGAAGATCGCGTTGCGGAGCAAATAAAGTCGTTAGACGAAGACGCTGTTATCGAGTTAGTTGAACTAGGTAAACGTTGCGACCTTGCTATTGTTGTTGGTGGTGACGGTAACATGCTTGGTGCAGCAAGAGTACTTGCTCGTTTTGATGTCGCCGTGATTGGAGTTAACCGCGGTAACTTAGGCTTTTTGACAGATTTGAACCCCGAAGGCTTTGAAGCGCAGCTAGAAGCGGTGTTGAGTGGCCAATTTATTGAAGAATCGAGATTTCTGTTGGAGGTGGCAGTATACCGACATCACCAACTTAAAAGCGCAAATTTAGCAATGAACGAAGCCGTATTACACGCTGATAAAGTTGCGCATATGATTGAATTTGAGGCTTTTATCGATGACGACTTTGTATTTTCTCAGCGCTCAGACGGTTTAATTGTCTCGACACCAACGGGGTCAACCGCTTACTCGCTTTCGGGTGGCGGGCCTATTTTAACCCCGGAACTCGACGCTATTTCACTGGTGCCTATGTTTCCGCATACTTTATCTAGCAGACCTTTAGTGGTGGATGCAGAAAAAGAAGTAAAACTTAAGTTAAGTCTAGAAAACACCGACAGCTTACAAGTGAGTTGTGACAGTCATGTTGTACTGGCAGTGCTACCCGGTGACGAAGTTATCATCAAAAAAGCGGAGAAAAGACTAAGATTGATACATCCCAAATGCTACTCCTACTACAATGTTCTTAGACAGAAATTAAATTGGGGCAGTAGGCTTTACTAA
- a CDS encoding HrcA family transcriptional regulator — MKLAIDTHIKIIMKLNPRDEQILCAVMRHYCNGEGQPVASSKIAKQDGLAICSATVRNAMARLENQGLLYSPHTSAGRVPTDQGVKFWLQEFFPLADVAVHWQPDQSAIVSFAHLLSQNFQVCCCVGLPQVSSKQMFRVEVLDFDRKNWLVLLLDRAGQSHNICIDKPVDDSDALRYQFAAWMNTVFSQQTLVEGLHRMRAMAHSAPPSCHHILAQWTKQLSQQLGSDNAIVVGERYLYNRLELDREINLGVGFLDQVEDRLAFKDGVSVLLGEELSMLGLHRVVVLSVPYFSKGEYQSRFCVICPADSKIEAILSEFKKLPQ; from the coding sequence TTGAAACTGGCAATTGACACCCATATTAAAATAATTATGAAACTAAATCCCAGAGATGAACAAATTCTGTGTGCGGTCATGCGCCATTATTGTAATGGTGAAGGGCAGCCTGTTGCATCCAGCAAAATAGCAAAGCAGGACGGCCTTGCTATTTGTTCTGCAACCGTACGCAATGCAATGGCAAGACTTGAAAATCAAGGCTTATTGTATTCGCCGCACACGTCAGCTGGCCGCGTGCCCACCGACCAAGGTGTAAAATTCTGGCTACAGGAGTTTTTTCCTCTGGCTGATGTTGCCGTTCATTGGCAACCAGATCAATCCGCAATAGTCTCTTTTGCCCATTTATTGAGCCAAAACTTTCAGGTCTGTTGCTGCGTGGGATTACCACAAGTTAGCAGCAAACAAATGTTCCGTGTGGAAGTACTCGATTTTGATCGTAAAAATTGGCTGGTCCTACTGTTAGACAGAGCGGGGCAATCACACAATATTTGTATTGATAAACCCGTAGATGACTCCGACGCGTTGCGTTACCAGTTCGCGGCTTGGATGAATACTGTATTCAGTCAACAAACTTTAGTTGAAGGGTTGCACCGAATGCGCGCCATGGCACACAGTGCACCGCCGAGTTGTCATCATATTTTGGCCCAGTGGACTAAGCAGTTAAGTCAGCAATTAGGCTCAGATAATGCAATTGTGGTCGGTGAGCGCTACTTATATAACCGCTTAGAGTTGGATAGAGAGATTAATCTTGGCGTCGGATTTTTAGACCAAGTTGAAGACCGCTTAGCGTTTAAAGACGGCGTATCCGTGTTACTTGGCGAAGAGCTAAGTATGCTCGGTTTACATCGCGTAGTGGTGCTCAGTGTGCCGTATTTCTCCAAAGGAGAATATCAAAGTCGCTTTTGCGTCATTTGTCCTGCGGATTCAAAGATCGAAGCCATCTTGTCAGAATTCAAAAAATTGCCGCAATAA
- the grpE gene encoding nucleotide exchange factor GrpE, producing the protein MSEQTKAPEQELEQTQAEAEVVEAQAEQQTQEEQAENAGELSPEEEIAGLYAELETAKQTIDSQKDSVVRAAAELENVRRRAAQDVEKAHKFALEKFSNELLPVIDNLERAIEFSDKENETLKPVLEGIDMTIKTFADALAKFGVEAVNPQGETFNPELHQAMSIQPSNDVSPNTVLAVMQKGYTLNGRLLRPAMVMVSKAAE; encoded by the coding sequence ATGTCTGAGCAGACAAAAGCCCCAGAGCAAGAGCTTGAACAAACACAAGCGGAAGCAGAAGTTGTAGAAGCGCAAGCAGAACAACAAACGCAGGAAGAGCAGGCAGAAAATGCGGGTGAGTTGAGCCCAGAAGAAGAAATCGCTGGTCTGTATGCTGAGCTTGAAACCGCTAAGCAAACTATCGACTCACAAAAAGATAGCGTTGTTCGCGCCGCTGCTGAGCTTGAAAATGTTCGTCGCCGTGCCGCGCAGGACGTTGAAAAAGCACACAAATTCGCACTAGAAAAGTTCTCAAACGAATTACTACCTGTAATTGATAACCTAGAGCGTGCGATTGAGTTTTCTGACAAAGAAAACGAAACGCTAAAGCCTGTGCTTGAAGGTATCGATATGACTATCAAGACATTTGCCGATGCCTTAGCTAAATTCGGTGTTGAAGCGGTAAATCCACAGGGTGAAACATTTAACCCAGAGCTACACCAAGCAATGTCAATTCAGCCGAGCAATGATGTATCACCAAATACAGTGCTTGCTGTGATGCAAAAAGGTTATACCTTAAACGGCCGTCTATTGCGCCCTGCAATGGTGATGGTGTCTAAGGCCGCTGAATAA